A genomic stretch from Sulfobacillus thermosulfidooxidans includes:
- a CDS encoding MFS transporter produces MGDRVPVGHLLADRNFRLYLLSGLVSGLGDAMFMLALTWIIVKTTGSSVLLGLLMASMSIPQIVLSMFAGAVVDRLNPRLLMIVSDTVRLVVMVFLFVMSLNGTPPIWSLFAMAVAFGAMDALFWPAASSFEQRLVAPDYYIQASGLVMAVTQGSEIVGPAIAGILIASRGSFTLITIVNALTFLVSALCLVKVQSVQGSDEVESGEPRSLWKDMAVGVKYVTGTPLILITSLSAFVLNASVAAHS; encoded by the coding sequence ATGGGTGACAGGGTACCGGTGGGCCATCTGTTAGCCGACCGAAACTTCAGGCTATATTTGTTAAGTGGACTGGTATCGGGGCTCGGCGACGCGATGTTTATGTTGGCCCTAACCTGGATTATCGTGAAGACTACGGGTTCGAGTGTTCTCTTGGGGCTACTAATGGCATCAATGAGCATTCCGCAGATTGTGCTGAGTATGTTCGCAGGGGCTGTTGTTGATAGGTTAAATCCGCGGCTGTTGATGATTGTCTCAGACACAGTCCGACTTGTAGTGATGGTCTTTTTGTTTGTTATGTCGCTTAACGGTACTCCGCCGATTTGGTCCTTGTTTGCAATGGCAGTTGCCTTTGGTGCCATGGACGCTTTATTTTGGCCTGCCGCTTCATCTTTCGAGCAACGGCTCGTGGCCCCTGATTACTATATACAAGCGAGCGGGTTGGTGATGGCTGTGACCCAAGGCTCCGAAATTGTGGGTCCGGCCATAGCGGGCATTTTGATTGCATCGCGAGGCTCGTTTACCCTAATTACCATTGTAAATGCGCTGACATTTCTCGTTTCGGCGTTATGTTTAGTCAAAGTGCAGTCTGTGCAAGGATCGGATGAAGTTGAATCGGGTGAGCCACGTTCGCTATGGAAGGATATGGCGGTCGGGGTCAAATATGTGACAGGTACACCTCTGATTCTGATTACATCCCTATCCGCCTTTGTGTTGAACGCCTCGGTAGCGGCCCACTCGTAG
- a CDS encoding acyl-CoA dehydrogenase family protein: MRQIIEEALQLHGTYGYMVDSSLQRSFRDSRAASIAGGTDETMLYHISQYATRKK, from the coding sequence TTGCGTCAGATAATAGAAGAGGCGTTGCAATTGCATGGGACCTACGGATACATGGTGGACTCTAGCCTTCAGAGGAGTTTTCGGGATTCGAGGGCGGCTTCGATTGCCGGGGGTACTGATGAGACGATGTTGTACCACATCAGCCAATACGCGACCCGCAAGAAGTAA
- a CDS encoding putative glycolipid-binding domain-containing protein → MTHIFWRHTQGQSLEYCRFTFEPHTTISGTIIGDLQGLRGALTYTVQCRPDGSTHWVQFRILSEREDRSGTLRRGENGSWLVNDTVDPRLMPCHDVDIGVTPSTNTLPIRRLRLDVGASQELSAVWIRFPDLTVHPLVQRYTRMAPNLYRYESLTSGFQVTLQVDRHGIVQDYPGLWCRVWDTEGSL, encoded by the coding sequence GTGACACACATCTTTTGGCGCCACACCCAGGGCCAAAGCCTAGAATACTGCCGGTTCACATTTGAACCCCACACGACCATCTCGGGAACCATCATTGGGGATCTCCAAGGTCTCCGGGGTGCCCTTACCTATACGGTTCAGTGCCGGCCCGATGGGAGCACTCATTGGGTGCAGTTCCGAATCCTCAGTGAACGTGAGGATCGATCCGGGACATTACGTCGCGGGGAGAACGGGAGCTGGCTGGTGAACGACACAGTTGACCCTCGCCTGATGCCATGCCATGACGTAGACATTGGAGTCACTCCCTCGACCAATACGTTGCCAATCCGCCGTCTGCGCTTGGACGTCGGTGCATCACAGGAATTATCGGCGGTCTGGATACGATTCCCTGATCTCACGGTTCATCCCTTGGTCCAACGCTACACCCGCATGGCCCCGAACCTCTACCGGTATGAATCACTGACCAGTGGATTTCAGGTCACATTGCAGGTCGATAGGCACGGCATCGTGCAGGACTATCCCGGCTTGTGGTGCCGAGTGTGGGACACAGAGGGATCATTATGA
- a CDS encoding transposase: protein MSESKTITPELKAQCIQEALDIQNAAAVARRHGLPIRLVQKWVQTATQRGTPEEARALKKALQQATTENHQLKQLLGEKDLEIAILQDLLKKAPRASLTDVQELTGGFDEDTLPPASVRGLEWPGRRLRPGERDYSVRRHGRRNGEEVDPVGAMCGHRVAPKWLKNKSWNGSVSLLRPARDHAMAIANGPHGSVGSTT, encoded by the coding sequence ATGAGTGAGTCGAAAACGATTACACCCGAATTGAAAGCCCAGTGCATTCAAGAAGCGCTAGACATCCAGAATGCCGCGGCGGTGGCGCGTCGGCATGGACTCCCGATTCGGCTGGTACAAAAATGGGTGCAGACCGCGACCCAGCGCGGGACCCCAGAGGAAGCGCGGGCCTTAAAGAAAGCGCTCCAACAAGCCACCACGGAAAATCACCAATTGAAGCAACTCTTAGGCGAAAAAGATTTAGAAATTGCTATTTTGCAGGATCTTCTAAAAAAAGCCCCCCGGGCCTCTCTGACCGATGTGCAGGAGCTCACCGGTGGATTCGACGAGGATACCCTGCCACCCGCGTCTGTCCGTGGGCTGGAGTGGCCCGGGCGACGTCTTAGGCCTGGCGAGCGCGATTACAGCGTCCGGCGTCATGGACGCCGAAACGGGGAGGAGGTCGACCCCGTCGGGGCTATGTGTGGACATCGAGTGGCACCAAAGTGGCTGAAGAACAAGTCCTGGAATGGCTCAGTGAGTTTATTACGGCCGGCGAGGGACCATGCTATGGCTATCGCCAATGGACCACATGGCTCCGTCGGGAGCACGACCTGA
- a CDS encoding IS3 family transposase: protein MAEEQVLEWLSEFITAGEGPCYGYRQWTTWLRREHDLIINKKTVYRLLRAADLLQGQRLRSPDNRPPRVIAANRVVTGPNPLGEMDGQYGYIAGEDRFFYLCSVIDVFDRSILAYHIRSHWFRCSGGPRLARRGTSPSSGLGEDGPGHSDRQWAPICGPSVGHRMSGLRDAA, encoded by the coding sequence GTGGCTGAAGAACAAGTCCTGGAATGGCTCAGTGAGTTTATTACGGCCGGCGAGGGACCATGCTATGGCTATCGCCAATGGACCACATGGCTCCGTCGGGAGCACGACCTGATCATCAATAAAAAGACGGTCTATCGCCTCTTGCGAGCCGCTGATCTCTTGCAGGGACAACGCTTGCGGTCGCCCGACAACCGGCCGCCTCGCGTCATCGCCGCCAATCGCGTGGTCACGGGCCCCAATCCACTGGGGGAAATGGATGGGCAATACGGATACATCGCGGGCGAAGATCGCTTTTTTTACCTCTGTAGCGTCATCGATGTCTTTGATCGGTCCATTCTCGCCTACCATATTCGGTCTCACTGGTTCCGCTGTTCAGGCGGTCCGCGCCTTGCAAGGCGCGGTACGAGCCCGTCAAGCGGATTGGGGGAAGACGGTCCCGGTCATTCGGACCGACAATGGGCCCCAATTTGTGGCCCAAGCGTGGGCCACAGGATGTCAGGCCTTAGGGATGCAGCATGA
- a CDS encoding integrase core domain-containing protein — protein sequence MQHERIPVATPNKNAHIESWHSVLEAECWRNQVFQTGAEAYTVTTEWIRFYNERRLHGSLHDWAPAQYYVQYRMGTAPTIRVVRC from the coding sequence ATGCAGCATGAACGCATTCCCGTGGCGACCCCGAATAAGAATGCACACATCGAATCGTGGCACAGTGTGCTCGAAGCCGAATGCTGGCGAAATCAGGTATTTCAGACAGGGGCCGAGGCGTATACGGTAACAACCGAGTGGATCCGGTTTTACAATGAGCGCCGCTTGCATGGGAGTTTGCATGATTGGGCTCCAGCTCAATATTATGTCCAATACCGCATGGGCACCGCGCCGACGATTCGGGTCGTGCGCTGTTAG
- a CDS encoding IS256 family transposase, with translation MERSTHLQEESLVTTSIKKKSLPEQPVTVPWVDILRDAENGLLALSVRVGLQVLQEMMSAEVEQLAGPKGRHDPQRQAVRHGTEVGRVFLGDRKISLTHPRVRAADGSEEIPLDTYHQFQDPTLATQAVLERMLYGLASRQQSHADAAFEAAVPQSGPSKSTVSRRFIQATQQALDRFLQRRLDDRTWVVIMIDGLRVADHLVVGALGIDAGGHKRVLGLVEGATENHTVVTALLQDLITRGLTAADGLLVVIDGAKALAKAVREVWGDQVLLQRCQIHKQRNVLDHLPKSAENRVRQRLRKAYQEPDADTAAHALEALANELERDHPGAAGSLREGLEETLTVHRLGLPGLLRQTLANTNAMESINSQFRTHAQNVKHWTNGQQVLRWLASASLFIEDTLTRIPGYREMSILQKALKAHVSQKPDRKTEEMG, from the coding sequence ATAGAGAGGTCTACCCATCTTCAGGAGGAATCGCTAGTGACTACCAGTATAAAGAAAAAATCGCTTCCCGAACAGCCTGTGACGGTACCGTGGGTGGACATCCTGCGGGATGCCGAAAACGGATTGTTGGCCCTGTCGGTCCGGGTGGGATTGCAGGTCTTGCAAGAGATGATGTCCGCAGAGGTCGAGCAACTGGCCGGACCTAAAGGGCGGCATGATCCCCAGCGCCAAGCGGTTCGGCACGGGACCGAAGTCGGCCGCGTCTTTTTGGGGGACCGGAAAATTTCCCTGACGCATCCGCGAGTCCGTGCTGCCGATGGTTCGGAGGAAATTCCCTTAGACACCTATCATCAGTTTCAGGACCCCACGCTCGCGACCCAAGCGGTGCTCGAACGGATGCTGTATGGCTTAGCGAGTCGTCAACAAAGCCATGCCGATGCAGCCTTTGAGGCCGCGGTCCCGCAGTCTGGCCCGAGCAAAAGCACCGTCAGTCGCCGTTTTATCCAGGCCACTCAGCAAGCGCTGGACCGCTTCCTGCAACGGCGATTGGACGATCGTACCTGGGTCGTCATCATGATTGATGGTTTGCGCGTGGCCGACCATCTGGTGGTCGGGGCTCTCGGCATTGATGCCGGGGGACACAAACGCGTGTTGGGATTAGTCGAAGGGGCCACAGAAAACCACACGGTGGTGACGGCTTTATTACAGGATCTCATCACCCGCGGCCTGACGGCCGCGGATGGATTACTCGTCGTCATCGATGGGGCGAAAGCCTTAGCCAAAGCGGTGCGCGAAGTTTGGGGCGATCAGGTCCTCCTCCAACGCTGCCAAATCCACAAACAACGCAATGTCCTCGACCACCTGCCCAAATCGGCGGAAAATCGCGTCCGTCAGCGATTGCGTAAAGCCTATCAAGAACCCGATGCGGACACGGCCGCTCACGCCTTAGAAGCCCTGGCCAATGAGTTGGAACGCGATCATCCCGGCGCCGCCGGGAGTCTTCGGGAAGGGCTGGAAGAGACCTTAACGGTTCATCGTCTCGGCCTCCCGGGTCTCTTGCGGCAAACGTTGGCCAACACCAATGCCATGGAATCGATTAACAGTCAATTCCGCACCCATGCGCAGAACGTCAAGCACTGGACCAACGGGCAACAAGTCTTACGTTGGTTAGCATCGGCCAGTTTGTTCATCGAGGACACCTTGACGCGAATCCCGGGGTATCGCGAGATGTCCATATTGCAAAAGGCCTTAAAAGCCCACGTTTCTCAAAAACCTGATCGAAAAACCGAGGAAATGGGATAA
- a CDS encoding GNAT family N-acetyltransferase: MGHSRGQGWGRALLHYTLRYMRAHAVSRAYFLHCVEGSPAYHLYRHQGFHVIRRFVPMIKYVPNDRKSGDASPGLPPQE; encoded by the coding sequence ATGGGGCATTCTCGCGGGCAAGGATGGGGTCGAGCGTTGCTCCACTATACGCTCCGCTATATGCGAGCCCATGCGGTGTCCCGAGCCTATTTTTTGCATTGCGTGGAAGGGAGCCCGGCCTATCATCTCTATCGTCATCAGGGATTTCACGTTATCCGAAGATTTGTGCCGATGATAAAATATGTCCCTAATGACCGAAAATCCGGTGATGCCAGCCCCGGACTGCCGCCCCAGGAATAA
- a CDS encoding EAL domain-containing protein has protein sequence MGQELSFTPWSQDIINGTLLAGLLVGMWEWNDLLRRRWFLGSRLCLTLGIPVVLVGLSRWGPFEIPFMIFLVADLALWVMIPHSLWQLLGSTLLIAGFAASATQWTAQRVLEMITITLLSLAFARLIPYLKTLKKRIGLYVIVSSLALLPLIPGQDAVSDVLTSIIIAGFTVAYIVERADRMRQWEEDIYRAEHDALTGAFTRYGLKTWMGHLSPSARSAGMIIACDLDDFKWFNDTWGHDVGDQVLQAFAHRIRTELRAEDALVRPGGDEFTIWMPNIAPRDASGIVERLHNAVTKEPYTFPTGSFDLGVSVGWAVGTLSDDTAHIADQNLLRAKRQGKNRVISAPDLSEIAGSRKTPTAQIGWLADAAQAFWAQWSTAAVLTDAAGTIVAVNAAYEQLTGRTGDELVAQKPGINSAGETPSHVYEALWQRLQDGKTWHGHLKNRRPDGTLWWAYETLVPIAIGSQVIGYWGTVQECPAESPVPVAFPLSDAASDVDTPEGDFLRHLTFQAVFQPVVDLVSESVIGQEALIRPRYHGQILSPLPVFARAQRAGVLVQLDGLCLQTIIQAIQGQGPWPGSQTLFVNVVSATLKNPPRFRRHWQDLREIVPPNQLVIEVSERHVDGVDWETLTQPYPEVIFAQDDVGAGESDLARLVRWHPGWIKIDIALVRRIGDDRRSRTLIQTLTDWAHDQGMRVIAEGVETESQATLLRQWGVDAAQGYFWAHPMPQWILQITR, from the coding sequence ATGGGACAGGAGTTGTCATTCACTCCCTGGTCACAAGATATCATTAACGGCACCTTATTGGCTGGACTGTTGGTAGGAATGTGGGAATGGAACGATCTATTGCGCAGGCGATGGTTTTTAGGCAGTCGGCTCTGTTTAACGCTCGGTATTCCCGTCGTGTTGGTGGGTTTAAGTCGGTGGGGACCATTTGAAATTCCGTTTATGATCTTTCTTGTCGCAGACCTCGCATTGTGGGTCATGATTCCCCACTCTTTATGGCAACTATTGGGCAGTACCCTGCTTATCGCTGGATTTGCCGCATCCGCCACACAATGGACTGCTCAGCGAGTTCTAGAAATGATTACTATTACCCTGTTGTCTCTCGCTTTTGCACGACTCATTCCTTATCTCAAAACTTTAAAGAAACGGATAGGATTGTATGTCATTGTATCCAGTCTGGCGCTGCTTCCCTTGATTCCCGGGCAGGACGCCGTGTCTGATGTCTTGACGTCCATTATTATTGCGGGATTTACCGTCGCCTATATTGTCGAACGCGCTGACAGAATGCGGCAATGGGAAGAAGATATCTATCGAGCTGAGCATGACGCGTTAACCGGGGCTTTCACACGATATGGTCTCAAAACCTGGATGGGCCACTTGTCACCGAGCGCTCGATCCGCGGGCATGATTATAGCGTGCGATCTCGACGATTTCAAATGGTTCAATGACACCTGGGGGCATGATGTTGGAGACCAAGTATTGCAGGCTTTTGCCCACCGTATTCGGACGGAACTCCGGGCCGAAGACGCGTTAGTGCGTCCGGGGGGAGATGAGTTTACGATATGGATGCCAAATATTGCACCCCGCGATGCATCCGGGATTGTCGAACGGTTGCACAATGCCGTGACGAAGGAACCCTATACATTCCCAACGGGATCATTTGATTTGGGCGTCTCGGTGGGATGGGCAGTTGGAACGCTTTCCGACGACACAGCGCACATCGCCGACCAAAATTTGCTGCGGGCTAAACGCCAAGGCAAAAATCGTGTCATCAGTGCTCCTGATCTGTCAGAAATCGCCGGTTCCCGAAAGACCCCGACGGCGCAAATCGGTTGGCTCGCCGACGCGGCCCAGGCCTTTTGGGCACAATGGTCTACCGCAGCGGTTTTGACCGATGCCGCGGGGACCATTGTTGCTGTGAATGCTGCGTATGAACAGCTAACCGGACGAACAGGGGACGAACTGGTTGCCCAGAAACCCGGCATCAACAGCGCGGGCGAGACGCCCTCTCACGTCTATGAGGCGTTATGGCAGCGTCTACAAGACGGCAAAACCTGGCACGGGCATTTAAAAAATCGCCGGCCCGATGGCACTCTATGGTGGGCCTATGAGACCCTGGTTCCCATCGCTATCGGCTCCCAAGTGATTGGCTATTGGGGCACCGTGCAGGAATGTCCTGCAGAAAGTCCGGTGCCTGTGGCATTCCCACTATCCGATGCGGCGTCGGATGTTGACACCCCCGAGGGGGATTTTCTACGTCATCTCACGTTCCAGGCCGTATTTCAACCCGTGGTCGACCTGGTGAGTGAATCGGTGATAGGACAGGAGGCTCTAATTCGTCCGCGATATCATGGACAGATATTGTCTCCGCTCCCAGTCTTTGCGAGGGCGCAAAGAGCCGGAGTGCTGGTGCAACTGGATGGCCTCTGCCTGCAAACGATTATTCAGGCAATCCAAGGGCAAGGGCCCTGGCCGGGGAGTCAGACGCTTTTTGTCAACGTGGTGAGCGCAACCTTGAAGAATCCGCCACGCTTTCGGCGTCATTGGCAGGATCTTCGTGAGATCGTGCCGCCAAATCAATTGGTCATCGAGGTGTCCGAGCGACACGTCGACGGGGTTGACTGGGAGACGTTAACGCAACCGTATCCCGAGGTGATCTTCGCTCAGGACGATGTGGGGGCGGGGGAATCTGATTTAGCACGACTGGTACGCTGGCACCCGGGCTGGATCAAAATCGACATCGCGCTAGTGCGCCGGATTGGCGACGATCGTCGCAGTCGAACCCTTATCCAGACATTGACAGACTGGGCGCATGACCAAGGGATGCGGGTCATTGCGGAAGGGGTGGAGACGGAGTCTCAAGCCACGCTGCTTCGCCAATGGGGGGTGGATGCTGCTCAAGGTTATTTCTGGGCGCATCCGATGCCGCAGTGGATCTTGCAGATAACCCGCTAA
- a CDS encoding DoxX family protein: MFKDSIPNPSLAQSGPNDPTRKYRQKLVGGLRIVFGVFWLIDARLKWSPAFFHEYVGLLKAAAVGQPPWLQPWFHGWIALVSPHPDVWAVLTALIETVTALGLIFGFAQKLGYLIGSLFSLAIWSTAEGFGGPYTPGATDIGTSIIYFLVFVYLAAMQYMEGLPAYSLDRWIIAHWTPWRKIATFSTDATGWPSDHP; this comes from the coding sequence ATGTTTAAGGACTCAATACCCAATCCGTCATTAGCCCAGTCAGGACCCAATGATCCAACGCGGAAATATAGACAAAAACTGGTAGGGGGATTACGCATCGTGTTCGGGGTGTTCTGGCTCATTGATGCCCGACTCAAATGGTCACCGGCGTTTTTTCACGAGTACGTGGGTCTGTTGAAAGCCGCCGCGGTGGGACAGCCTCCGTGGTTGCAGCCCTGGTTTCATGGTTGGATCGCACTCGTCTCGCCACATCCGGATGTTTGGGCCGTTCTGACTGCGCTAATAGAAACGGTAACGGCGCTGGGCTTGATCTTCGGATTTGCTCAAAAACTGGGATATCTCATCGGGAGCCTCTTTAGTTTAGCGATATGGAGCACAGCAGAGGGGTTTGGCGGTCCGTACACCCCCGGCGCCACCGATATTGGCACGTCCATTATTTATTTTTTAGTCTTTGTCTATTTGGCTGCCATGCAATATATGGAGGGATTGCCAGCCTATAGCCTTGATCGGTGGATCATCGCCCACTGGACGCCCTGGCGAAAGATTGCCACGTTTTCCACCGATGCAACAGGGTGGCCCAGTGATCATCCATGA
- a CDS encoding sigma-70 family RNA polymerase sigma factor: MTRDPLASSTVQGMWSWAYALGEYWKNGGEGDMTNNTNNLNTRSARGSRQSRTLLPTDDSPQKTAEEPDEATWHQWIARAQAGDEAVWASIFAAADGFVRRMLRGYYWPGFDSDRDDGEQIARIGVWQAVMQYQPTRQIPVRAWVRWVVRRRLADGVRQATRHKQVFYRHALRLDSPWGTEGETNSPLVTGYHRLAADTCSDPLQWVERLEERNHLYAGMEALTAWEWQVLWDVADGLSYGEIARLRRRHPKAVDNALQRARRKLRQYWASKKV, encoded by the coding sequence GTGACGCGTGATCCGCTGGCGTCGTCGACGGTGCAGGGCATGTGGTCGTGGGCGTATGCTCTAGGCGAATATTGGAAGAACGGGGGAGAGGGCGACATGACCAATAACACCAATAACCTCAACACAAGATCCGCTAGGGGGTCTCGGCAGAGCCGGACGCTCTTGCCGACTGATGATTCTCCGCAAAAGACCGCGGAGGAGCCGGACGAGGCCACGTGGCACCAGTGGATAGCCCGTGCGCAAGCAGGAGATGAAGCGGTGTGGGCGTCGATTTTTGCGGCGGCCGACGGATTCGTTCGGCGCATGCTCCGGGGCTATTATTGGCCGGGGTTCGACAGTGATAGGGACGATGGAGAACAAATTGCACGGATCGGCGTGTGGCAAGCCGTGATGCAGTATCAGCCAACCCGTCAGATCCCGGTGCGTGCTTGGGTGCGGTGGGTTGTGCGTCGACGACTCGCCGATGGCGTGCGCCAGGCCACCCGGCACAAACAGGTGTTTTATCGTCACGCTTTGCGGTTGGATAGTCCGTGGGGAACGGAAGGCGAGACCAACTCACCTCTCGTGACGGGGTACCACCGATTAGCTGCCGACACATGTTCTGATCCCCTGCAATGGGTAGAGCGTCTAGAGGAACGCAACCACTTGTACGCGGGTATGGAGGCATTGACGGCATGGGAATGGCAGGTTCTATGGGATGTGGCCGACGGGTTATCCTATGGCGAGATTGCCCGGCTTCGCAGACGGCACCCGAAGGCGGTGGACAACGCCTTACAACGCGCTCGGCGCAAACTCCGGCAGTATTGGGCGAGCAAAAAGGTGTAA
- a CDS encoding diguanylate cyclase domain-containing protein gives MDTYDFRPLCRWSNCHFAFDPHVDDRVVQAFAHRMRTKPQAEDVLVCPGGEEFTMWLPNIMPSNASGIVERLPNILTEEPNPERTDICSMVTMSQIHYCSITSDRTNRRNEKTPACWLLR, from the coding sequence ATGGATACATACGACTTTAGACCGTTGTGTCGATGGTCCAATTGTCACTTCGCGTTCGATCCACATGTCGATGATCGTGTAGTGCAGGCTTTTGCCCACCGCATGCGGACTAAACCCCAGGCCGAAGACGTCTTAGTGTGTCCGGGTGGGGAGGAATTTACCATGTGGCTGCCAAACATTATGCCCAGTAATGCATCCGGGATTGTGGAGCGATTGCCCAATATTCTAACAGAGGAACCCAATCCCGAGAGGACAGATATATGCTCCATGGTCACTATGAGTCAAATACATTATTGTTCGATCACCTCGGATCGGACAAATCGTCGAAATGAAAAAACACCCGCGTGTTGGCTTTTGAGATGA